The DNA sequence GCTtcccaaacgttttttttttttttttaactgtattcAACACAACCCTAGAGCTAAAATTTACAAGCAAAGACAGGTACTGTATACCGAATGTCCCAAAAgtcaatttacttttttttgtttttttgtttcaggtatcGTTCAGACAGAAATGAGGCCATCAGAGCAGCATCGGAGCAGTGTTGGCAAGAAGTCTTTCAGTCTCTGACTGCAGGCAGTTCAGTGCCAGTTTGCAAAGCTTTATAGCTCTCACACTCTTCCAACGTGTAGTACAATTCCCGCTATCGCTGGTAAGATTCTCTAAACAAAATCTGTTCATGGCAAACTATGCAACAGTTCTTACCAGGTGGCAATTCTTCAATACCGCTTCAATGACGAGGTGAGGGCAGCAGAAGGACATGCTGACAAATACTGCCAAGTCTAAAGCTGTCAATGATATGGGAATGATACGGGAAATGAAGAAGAAGTCTCTGTAGTTGACTTTTGGCACAACGTGCATATTGTGCtgcaaatatattttcaaaatgatttGTTTACAAGTGAGGAGATCATTTTAATCAAAGGGaagcaaagtgaaaatgtgctCGGTAGACACAAATCATGTTGTTGTTATTCCACTGTAAACACTTGGAGGACATGAATGTAAACTCAGCACGCTCTCTTGACCAAAGAAGCTAATTGCACCACTATAGTGCTCCTAGTTTCCTAAATATTTTGAGCAGAAGTCAAAACTGTGCATCACAACTAAATGTACACAGAACCAAATGTGATTGACATTCAACTTGAATTCAAATTTGTCTAAAACAATCAACAGCAGACTAGCCAATATGGTTGgaacaaatataataaaataagtgGATTAAATAAAATCTGATTTCATTAGACTGACCATTCTAAATGTAATTATGTGGTGaactactttttactatgaggtgAGATCATAAAATTAATATGTTAATCTACAACTAATTGTCTGGTGAACAATTTTTGTACTAATTTTTGTAAAAAGAGTTAGTAATAAACTAACTTTTCTAGATTACATTTTTGTGCTGATTTGGAAACTTCCATCCTTTTTTCAGTAGCATATAAGGttcaaatgataataataatgactgtAATATGATATTTTTACTTGTAACATTTAGGAATTAAGGAAGTTCAGCAACAGGTGGAATATTTTTCTGAAACATTGTAGCTGTTAATTAAGGTGCATAAAATCAATATTGTGCAAGCTTTTATAGGTCAAACAAATGTGGAATGAAAGAAAATTATAGTTGAAACATTAATGTCctagggggattttttttttttttaatcagttgctgtcgactgaaaatcacAGTGTCCCCATTGATTTCAGTGAAAGGAAGTCCAGTCCACTTAATGGATCACATACTGTGTATGTGCATGCAGTCCACTTTGTGCACTTAGTTTAAAAAAGCATCCCCCACCCgcgttatttttttaatatttttttttttattgtaaactTGTCAAGTTTCTTGTATATGCACACAAAGTTATCTTTCCTACCAGATCGACACTTGATGATTACTCCAAACTCGTCCTCCAGCACCTCGTCGCAATAGTCCTCGGGTCGCACAGCCTCCGCCATGGGTGCACAGGGAAACCGGGTctaaaatgtaatatttttggTCAAACGATCGTATAATCCAAACGGGAGCTGGATAGACCCAAAGACTCCACAGGCAACAGCCACAGACTGGACGCAGGACCCGAACTCCAGCCAAGACGGGGGCGTTGACGCCTGAGAAGTAGCTGTCAAGTATCACGCCCAGCAAGATGGATCCAAGCAGGTGTGCGGACCAGGGAGTGGGGTGGCATGGGGTCTTCTTAGCAGCAGCATTCCCAGCTCTAAATAGACAGTTGTCTGGCGGCTGTCGTCGGCAGACTCCATGCGTAAAAACCGACACCACGCACCGCAAAAGTATTATTTCCGGGATTCGAAACATTGCGGGTCCAGTAGAACTTATTGTTACCATGACGTGTCACGTACTTCCGGATAGTAACAGTTCAAAGTATTTTCACAAGAACCGTAGCATGACATTTGGCAAATTCAAAAATTCCTAACTATATACAGTTGTCCCCCGTTATACCCGGGTGATCGGGACCAGTCCTGGCCGCAAATATGAAAATCCGCGTAGAATTGACCCACATTCGGGATATTTCCTAAGTAATTGTTTTTAACAACCCAATCTTTCAAAAAGATGTTGATAAAACCTCCATTATGCTTTTGGCACACAAACACGGGGGTTGCCCTTccatcttttttaatttattgaagaaaaatatatatgagTATGCGGGCCACAAATGGTGCATATTACTACAGGCATTGTTGTCCCACGTGACAAATATTTTACACAGTGCTTGTTACTAAGTTGTTGGTTGAAATGAAGATGGTACAGTAAACTGTCAAGAAGATACTTGGACTGAAATTGGAGTCAGACTGCAACTAGAATAGTGTACATGCCGACTGAAGTAATGTTTATTTTAAGCTCCAAGTCAAACACTTGTATCGGTCCCAAATTTCAAATAGGAAAGATGTGGTCTGAATTTTTATATGCAGAAAATATCTGAGGAATAACATCTCAAGTTGCATAAAAAACTGAGACTGTACTGATGTCATGCATGAAAATTGGGTgatgataataaataaaaataccggAATATACTGTGTAAAGTTATAGTGTCTATGTCCATTTTATGTACTGCATATTCTTAGAACCGCAGGTCACATGGCACAATCTATTCGAGCAGCAGAGTACATCACACTCAGCTATAAGAATATTACATCCTTATCTTATGTATGTATTTGGGTCGAATAAAAGTGTTTtaatcatgtaaaaaaaaaaaaagaaagacaaatgaTGGAACAGCTTTGTTGCGTATAAAATGAAAGGGGTGCCTCTGCACTTGCTCAATTAATCCAGCAGTGGGCAGCATAGCCGCAGGTAAAGGTCAATGTAACGAATGGAACGCTACTGTTGAGTTAAAAAATCCGATTTAAATACACTTGCATTTGAAATCTTGCAACCATGGCAAGCCCTAGTCAACTAATTTAGTCGACTTTTTCCACTGCGGCGCAAATCCAGAAAAATGGAAGGAAGCAATCCAATTTAGATCAACTTAAACAACAGCACTTACACACATATAGTACTCAAAATCAAATCTCAATTGCAGCTCTTGGTGGCAAAGCAAAAAATTATCAGTAATAATGTGgtatattttcaattttttaaataattaacaGGTGATGGAACATTCAACTTGAAAATgagttttgaaatatttttattcataaTTTGAAATAATACTGTGCTATTTTTCAACATTGTATCTTTTACTTGTGAGCTTTTAATGCAAGCCATGGTTAAATATAATTATATGAGGTGGGCCATTAAAATTCCTAAAGCTGGATTTTGGACACTCCGAATGTACGTTGAGTTTCCACAATCAAATTTCTGCAAACAATGTTTATTTATAGACACGAGAAAACACAGACATATTTTGTGTATCAGTCATTCACTTAGATTCTTTAGCACAAAAACTTGTCACTGTCCCATTTTGACATCACGGTCTGTTGGCAGAGTCTAAGGCTGATCTATTACACCGCTAAGCACACACAAGAACTGTTCCGAGCTAGCTCCTATCAGGTGATACTGCACCCTCTTTGACCGTGACCTGCACTGAGTTGTGGCATCGCTCAAAAGTGATGAAGGTCAGGTGAGAAGGACGATGTCATGATATGAGGTATCGCTTACGGAGAATGACTGTCATCTCGAGTAGctgcataaaacaaaaaatgaaatcacaCCTGCTGTAGCGTTGTTTCATGTCATTTCAATTTAATAGTTTTGACATGTTTTGGAAGTAAATATATTTGTGTGGGACTGATcgattatgaaaaaaatattacgaTTAATTTGGTAATGATTGTAACCACAATTATTCAAACGATCATTtgtgcaaaacaacaaaatgtttaaacatttaaaaaatatataaagatAAATACATTTCTTTGAAACACATATCTATGTAAGGGTCTTTTGGACCAAACTGAATttataaaatgttttatttaaaaaaagttgcAAATGAATAAATTCAAGTATTGTTTTGTTGCATATTAATGCATTTTGatcatatttttttatgattatgtCAATTTTACAATCTTGGATTGTAATAATCGTAATTGTAATAACATTTTTATTAATTGCACAGCCTtatatttgtgtgttgtgttcttttgcccattcatttcttttttccagTGGTTCTAAAATTTTTCACACCAAGCACAAAAATACTAAGTTGTCTACCAGACACTATCCAGCTTTCTTCTAGACAAACGTACCTGCTGATCTAATTAGCACAACGGCTTTCAATGAACGTGTTCACTGTTTTGTGATAATCTGACCGACCTTACGGGAGATGAGAGCAGACCGGCCAGACACCAAAGACGGCTGCTAATCAATCGTACCGGCTCTGCGCGTGTACCCTGCAAGGTTGCTACGGTGACTGAAACTTGAGTCAATAGATTGGTAGAGAGGAACTTCCTGGAAGTGTTAAGTCCATTTATGAGGATGAGGATGGTCATTCTGTACAGATTTTCTCTTTTCTGGTATTGATTACGTATGTTGGGGGATAAGTTCCATGCTCACCTTTCCTGATGGCTCGGCCTCTCCGCTGACATGACAATAGAGGCTACAGTGTGAACTTGTGTACACTCGTCTCTAAGAGCTCTTGGCAAATGAGTAATTCATGTGGACCAAACCTCCCCCATCACATCTCCCGCTTTCTCGAAGGCCTCTCCCTAGCACGGTGAATGGGAGCTAGTAGTACTCCTCGTAGCTCTTGGGGTTGAGGCAGTAGAGGACGCCACCGCCGAAAGCGAAGATGGTCCCGCCCCAGGCCAGGCCGTAGCCCCAGTTGAACTCGTGGTAAATCTTCAGGTTGATGCTCTCAATGAACTTGATGGGATAGAGCACCAAGCTGCAGGCCTGCAGGACCACTGGGGAGAAGATATTGTCCCTTAAAAAACACATCAAGCCATTGGAGGTGGGCTGGCGAGAGGGATGAAAGTGCCATTTCATAAAAATGTCAGGAAATGTTCATTATCAAAAAATTGCACACTGCATAATGGTTTGTCATTAGCATCGATCAATTTTGACTGTGGGGAGGGACATAAACAATGAATGAAGGAGAGAATGAAAGCTAAGGAGGATGCAAgaagaaaggaaggaatcaAGTCAGAGGAAGATAAAAAGGGTAGAAAATAAAGGACACAAAATAGAAGCTGTGACAAAGAACTGGGAATATTCCAAGGATAAGACAACAAAAGACAAAGAAGGTGTTGGAGGAAGTAAGAAAAAAGGGAAATATATAAAGGGAGAACTGATGCAACAAATCAGAGCCAGGTAGCCATTAATGCAATAATATGGGCACCGCGGTCACCACAACATCTGCAAACTATTTACCTTCAATTTGATTAGACCGTAATTAGTACTATTGACTTAAAATGGAAAAGAGATTTAAATGCAAATCAGTGCCCAATGACCAAATAATTAAATGAAAATGGCTGAAactaaaatagaaaaacaacatttttgttcaaatgaaataaaaaaacaagaaagctaaaaaacataaataatggACTAAGTGCATTTACAACTAAAACGAACTACTCTGATTatgaccatgttttttttttattacttttgttGGTTTGTTATTGTTATCTCCAAATACTTTTATACTTTTTCCAGCATTACTGTACAGCTTTAAAGAAGAGGGAAGAGTGACGTGTGCTGTGACGTGTGTCAACCCACCTGTAGCAAAGAGCATGAATGCGACAGGCCTGTAGAATCGCCGTCTGGTGCCGATGCACACGGCCACCAGAGCCACCAGGAATGACAGCAGCACCAAGGCTCCGCCTCCTAGCAACAGCGCCAGTGTGGCAACCTGCCAGTCTGGAAAAAGGATGGAAGGAGGGTGGAAACAGAAGAACAGTAAGATGAACATTTTTCCGTCAACAATTTAAAGGAGATCTTTGATAAAAGATGGAGATGATCTCATATCACCACCATGGATGTGGATCAAACACAAGTCAAATTATTTATTATGCAAGGTTAACCAATCTGAAATGCATGAAGCTCCTGGAAAAGATCTGTGCTAACTTGAAAAGTCTCATCATGCAATAAATAGCAATCTTAAGAATCCAAATTTGAAATCCAATCTTTCCATTCGTTATCATCGGCTTTGAAGTCACCTTCTTTGAAGGGCACCGAGCCGTCTCTGTGCTGTGCAACGACGTAAGGACTTTTTGAATgacttttaaaatctttttgcCAAAATCATGCCAAAGTATGACTATATTCTATTTATGAAGGATTTTTATACTCACGTGtgctgcccaaaaaaaaacttggttcCACTCATGCTCCCGTACGTCCTATGCTACATTCTGTGGCTCCATTAAAAACTGCTGTTAAACATGCTGTGGTGCAATTCTGATAGAAGAAAACCAAGGGATAGATGGCACTGAAATAGACTttgtatgaaaagaaaaaaaaagtgatagtgTTTGGTCCCAGTGGCCTTTACACACCCCATCCTGTTGACTTGAAAACCCCCTGGAGCCTTATTAAAAAGCCAACAGAACCCAAAGAACATTTTGTCTCCTAGCTCGCCGTCAACTCGGGCGAAAGCAGATTCCTGAACAACTTTAATGTCACTTTCAGTTGacagacagcaagtggcaaaatgtccGACCCTGACATAGATAAAAAACGGGTGCGTTTTGTTTCCCATTTTCTATTCTACAAACGCAATATTCATCGGAATGCTGTGATTAGAGCTGGGGTGCATAGCCCATATTTTTTGTAAAGAACATTTTTGCCTTCACTTCCACTTTAAGTGTTCAGTTTTGACCCAACAAGGTCGACCGTAAGATTATGACACTCGGTGGCTCCATCTACTATCTGAGAGACTGTCTCTAATACCAAAATAAAAGATGAGCTCATGCTATCATTTTAGAGTTCAAACTAAGTCACCCACGAGAATTATTTTTACCTTGACGGGAGGTTGAGAAATATGTTAGGTAGACAAGCACATGAAGGCAAGGAAATGGAATAATATGAAGcgctggggggggggaggtagCAAATATAAGAGGAAAACAAGGGTGGTACCCTTACAAGGGCAGAGAGAGGGCAGCATGAAAAAAGATGACAGGGAGGGCAGACGAGACAAGAAAAAGCGAGGTGAAAGAAAGGTAATGAAGACAGTGAGcacttaatatatatatatatatatatatatatatatatatatatatatatatatatatatatatatatatatatataggcagGATAGCTTGGTGTGCACTTAAATAGCACACAGACCTTGTTCCATATCCTGACATCAAGCTCTAGTTTCTACTGTTCCCTTCATCTTTTATTAACCTAGATAGAAGCAAACTCAAAAGCTgagatgttgaaaaaaaaacaaaaaaaaacatatcaaaCAGTTCATAGTTTCATTTCTTAGGAATTAAGTCAGTGGCACTGTCTCACTGCCTTTTCAAGCTATTTCTGATGGAGCAGTTTTTCAAAAATTTACATATTTTCAGCAATATTTAATTACCTATTTCTTTTTCTACCTACACTCTATTCTGTCTTCCAGAAATGCCAGTTTTAAGTAAGGTAAGTAAACTGTTACTTGACAATGGTGTCAAAATGTAAAACTTATTCATTTCAAGAAATGAGCAAATCACAATGTATTAGGTGCATCCATTACAGCCTTATTTTAACGTTACCACAAATAGTACCTATGTGTAGCACTAGAAAGCACCTTATAAAAGATGAATGAAGCaagggaggaaataaaaggacgaaaataataaaacacaagACAGCATATTTTCTGTATGCAAATAAACACTGCGCCTAACATCCCCCAAATACAGGATCAAAATAATTTACTGCTATTGATTTGAATGTGATATAACAATGCACGTATGTTGTAATACCAAAAATAGCATCTCACAGTGACATGAGGTCACGCAAATTTTTTTTGCGTTGCGCTCGCCCCAAAAGCATTGACGCTAATGTACCACGGCTGAATGCATCACTTATCTTTGGCTGCTACAAATAAAAAGAGTCAGGTTCTCTGCTGGCAGGGGAGGGCGAGTGACCGGAGAAGGATGATTAGATTAAATGGAGCAGATTGGCTTGAATTTGAAACTATTTTAAACAGTCACCTATGACCtcaaaatattttaatgaatgCAGAGTCAGAAAACACCATGGAAGATCCATTACCATTAATAAGACAGTTTATGTCTTTGTAAGAGTGCATTCATCATTAGACCAGGAATACTTTTATATGAGACCATCTTCTGCACTTGAGATGTGACACACCGG is a window from the Syngnathus scovelli strain Florida chromosome 2, RoL_Ssco_1.2, whole genome shotgun sequence genome containing:
- the LOC125988359 gene encoding transmembrane protein 47 isoform X2, with amino-acid sequence MSSAVTETEESARRSPLTPLKLVGLVCVFLALCLDVGAVMSPAWVTADDQYYLSLWESCWKPTSTDKWQCNTTLSSDWQVATLALLLGGGALVLLSFLVALVAVCIGTRRRFYRPVAFMLFATVVLQACSLVLYPIKFIESINLKIYHEFNWGYGLAWGGTIFAFGGGVLYCLNPKSYEEYY